The DNA region GCTCGATCAGCGTCCCCAGGTTGCTCTGCTGGTTGCGCAGGGTGGTGGCCACCCGCTGGGTGCTGGCGAGCAGGGTGCCGAGTTCGTCGCGCCGGTCGGCGGTGATCTTCGCCAGGGTATGCAGGTTGGCCATCGCCTGCGGGACGATCGGCGGCAGCCCGCTCAGCTGCCGTCCGAGCACCGCCAGGGACTGCCCGAACTGGTCGGAGTCGACCTGATCGAAGGTGGTGGTGGCATCCTCCAGCAGCGACTGCAGATCGTAGGGGGCCTCGGTGTGGGAGAGCGCGATCCGCTTGCCGGGCAGGCTGCCCGGGCCGTCGGGCTCCAACTTGAGGTAGCGCGAGCCCAGAATCGTCATCACCTGGATCTTCGCCCGGGTGTCCTTGCCCAGCGGGATGTCGCTGCGCACGGTCAGGCCGGCTTCGACGTGGTCGCCGGCGAGCCGCATGCTCGTCACCCGGCCGACCTCGATGCCGGCGATCATGACCGGGTTGCCGGGCCGCAGCGCGGCGGCCTGGGTGAAGTCCGCGTGGTAGCGGGTGTAGCCGAAGCCGACCACCTTGAACAGCAGGGCGCCGGCGATCAGGACGCCCACCACCGCCAGGGCGCCGAACCCCAGCCAGGTTGTGTTGTAGGACTCCAGCGGCCGGGTGCGCCACTCGCCGATGAATCGTTTGAGGCTAGCCATTGACGATGTTCCTGCATCTCGGGGTGTGCCAGGCCAGGTTCTCGGTGGTGAGCGGGCGGGCGTTGCCGGGGGTGGCGGCGTTGACGATCATCGTGGTGATGTCGTTGAAGCCGGGCATGAAACCGGTCGCGTTGACGTCACAGGCGTACGCGTTGCCGTAGGTGCCCTCCCCGAAGATCCGGCCGAAGCCCTTCAGCAACAGTGGCAGGTTAGCGCCGGTGAACGCCAGCTGCGGCTCGATCGAGGCCATGTGCTTGGTGAAGCCCGGTTCCCGGTTGATCATCTCCTCGAAGGACGGGAAGACCTCGTCGGTGATCCGCGACAGCTGCTGGGTCACCTGGGCCAGCGAACCGACCGAGGACTGCAGCGCCGGCCGGCGCGAATCCAGGTCCGCGACCGCCACCCGCGCCTGGTTCAGCGAGTGGTCCAACTGGTCGTTCTGCGCGGCGAGGGTGCCGGTCAGCTTGTTCAGGCTGGTGATCAGGTCGCCGAGCACCTCGTCGCGTCCGGCCAGTGTGGCGGTCAGCGTCGAGGACTGATCCACCAGCGTCGCGATCGAGGCCTGGTCGCCCTGCAACGACTGCAGTACCCCCTTGGTCAGGTCGTCGGCCTGTTTGGGGTTGAGCAGGGACATCAACGGTTTGAAGCCGTTGAGCAGCACGCTGACGTCGAACGACGGCTCGGTGCGCTCGACCCCGATCACGCTGCCCTTGGGCAGCACGTGGTCGCCGGAGGGGTCGGCTTCGCCCAGTGACAGGCCGAGGTAACGCTGCCCGATGATGTTCTGGTAGGTCACCGACGCGATGGTGTTGGTGTAGAGCCGCTGGTTGTTCTGGACGATGAACGAGACCTTCGCCAGCTTGCCGTCCAGGGCGACCT from Mycolicibacter sp. MU0083 includes:
- a CDS encoding MCE family protein — its product is MKFRGPLVGLTLFMVVSTVLTWLVYATLRRDVAGPTTPYAAVFTDAYGLREGDDVRMAGVRVGRVEKVALDGKLAKVSFIVQNNQRLYTNTIASVTYQNIIGQRYLGLSLGEADPSGDHVLPKGSVIGVERTEPSFDVSVLLNGFKPLMSLLNPKQADDLTKGVLQSLQGDQASIATLVDQSSTLTATLAGRDEVLGDLITSLNKLTGTLAAQNDQLDHSLNQARVAVADLDSRRPALQSSVGSLAQVTQQLSRITDEVFPSFEEMINREPGFTKHMASIEPQLAFTGANLPLLLKGFGRIFGEGTYGNAYACDVNATGFMPGFNDITTMIVNAATPGNARPLTTENLAWHTPRCRNIVNG
- a CDS encoding MlaD family protein, which produces MASLKRFIGEWRTRPLESYNTTWLGFGALAVVGVLIAGALLFKVVGFGYTRYHADFTQAAALRPGNPVMIAGIEVGRVTSMRLAGDHVEAGLTVRSDIPLGKDTRAKIQVMTILGSRYLKLEPDGPGSLPGKRIALSHTEAPYDLQSLLEDATTTFDQVDSDQFGQSLAVLGRQLSGLPPIVPQAMANLHTLAKITADRRDELGTLLASTQRVATTLRNQQSNLGTLIEQGQDFLGELVARQQTFHGMLAALTNLVGQLDKVVVKDRKMLDDMLVNIRALADMVGQHDDLLRSLLQAAPPPLRGLTDATGYGPAVELNLTNGLAADSWMCAISGRAKQFGMIEYFKDCK